In Crassostrea angulata isolate pt1a10 unplaced genomic scaffold, ASM2561291v2 HiC_scaffold_3, whole genome shotgun sequence, one genomic interval encodes:
- the LOC128168552 gene encoding uncharacterized protein LOC128168552: MSNTSIADKIKLSFENKEKEMDEELKLNFAGVSDEDGFDFAGLPNVSTPKGQLNEGENKEQKPYVPKEIQHEFNLPLKPEVMKQKGAIPKMPNKTGIKDSNPGFNLGNNTSTQVYEVTNNVPRIPQFSGDEPPQKGDVSYKEWRFEVQCLVSDPDIKPNLLIQSIRRSLRGTAKTMLIPLGERATVKQILSKLDVLFGEISTNGMIMQEFFNAFQLPGECVTTFGCRLETMLQTAIDNGYLERTAKNDLLRHKFWTSLSSENLKGQTRHKYDSITNYDKLLLEIRRVEREIFISNSKDRKPVHQYGMSVDEDDLEEKLNMKIGELEQRLEGKMDDKFNKILEKLDGRPGTQYNRYEQGERTNYHRGSRGRGYQRGNFRGNFRGNYSDKRNYQVQDQGQRGYQATKSSNPNA, translated from the coding sequence ATGTCTAATACGTCAATAGCAGATAAGATTAAGTTGTCATTTGAAAATAAGGAGAAAGAAATGGATGAGGAATTGAAACTTAACTTTGCAGGTGTTTCAGATGAAGATGGGTTTGATTTTGCTGGTCTACCAAATGTTAGTACACCTAAGGGTCAGTTGAATGAGGGTGAAAATAAAGAGCAAAAACCTTATGTTCCTAAAGAAATTCAACATGAATTTAACTTGCCTTTAAAACCAGAAGTTATGAAACAAAAAGGTGCTATCCCGAAAATGCCCAATAAAACAGGTATTAAAGATAGTAATCCAGGTTTCAATCTTGGGAACAATACTTCCACTCAGGTTTATGAAGTCACTAATAATGTCCCTAGAATTCCACAGTTCTCAGGTGATGAACCTCCTCAGAAGGGGGATGTGTCTTACAAAGAATGGCGTTTTGAGGTGCAATGTTTAGTAAGTGACCCTGACATAAAACCAAACTTGTTGATACAAAGTATAAGAAGGTCATTAAGAGGTACTGCTAAAACTATGCTCATACCGTTGGGGGAAAGAGCAACTGTTAAACAAATTCTGTCAAAGCTTGATGTTTTGTTTGGTGAGATTTCAACCAACGGTATGATTAtgcaagaattttttaatgctttCCAATTACCTGGTGAGTGTGTCACAACATTTGGTTGCAGACTTGAAACCATGCTTCAGACTGCAATTGATAATGGTTATTTAGAAAGAACTGCAAAGAATGATTTGCTGAGACACAAGTTCTGGACATCGCTCAGTTCAGAGAATTTAAAAGGTCAAACAAGGCACAAATATGATTCCATAACAAATTATGACAAGCTTTTATTAGAAATAAGAAGggtagagagagagatttttatttcaaactctAAAGACAGAAAACCAGTTCATCAATATGGGATGTCAGTAGATGAGGATGACTTGGAAGAGAAGTTGAACATGAAAATAGGTGAATTAGAACAAAGATTAGAAGGTAAGATGGATGACAAATTCAACAAAATCTTAGAGAAGCTAGATGGAAGACCAGGAACCCAGTATAACAGGTATGAACAGGGAGAGAGGACAAATTACCACAGAGGTTCCAGAGGGAGAGGGTACCAAAGAGgtaatttcagaggaaatttcagaggaaattaTTCTGATAAGAGAAATTATCAAGTTCAGGATCAAGGGCAAAGAGGATACCAAGCTACAAAGTCGAGTAACCCAAACGCATGA